From the Penicillium oxalicum strain HP7-1 chromosome V, whole genome shotgun sequence genome, one window contains:
- a CDS encoding UPF0662 protein — protein MESPAVTAPLDPREQPILERLLRTRDALLLLKQDKSSYIKSRDVLPLYEEVVGEVDKLNAARRETDRRLNHNRLDYVLDDCFQLISLLFLTVGRNNEAPAVYSLAATIQRLLDHLEEAGFYSSKDLKSITKTLESMRETLDRGRDTYSPALLTLLESRMDHCKISLEKLEDGLRVLDPALVQTHETLVSILRSTSAVNTRSKFSATEVNNLREQLKKIESTLKDGKFVDAEGKILAGSDNLKYLMERCWRWTEIVLEREGKIDERFQDQYDRLLEIRNQLDRLSVTQAWSLRETDLFGYQRKLDRIDEARVNGNFVDAEGQPADLHAQRTLLYLIRRSYAYIYALLISSEPVSEALLPVYNQLQTLRRCLIEVKESGGVSNSRELYPYSMKLNSIDNMRVDGKFYIGPDIPEGQGSVNSLLAECYDLVWELRAAVTDEDNQS, from the exons ATGGAATCCCCCGCAGTCACAGCCCCGCTAGATCCGCGAGAGCAGCCCATTCTGGAGCGCTTGCTTCGGACTCGGGATGCCCTCCTGCTGCTGAAACAAGACAAGTCGTCCTACATCAAGTCTCGTGACGTTCTTCCTCTATATGAAGAAGTCGTCGGAGAAGTCGACAAGCTCAATGCTGCTCGTAGAGAGACAGACCGCCGCTTGAATCACAACCGAT TGGACTATGTCCTGGATGATTGCTTTCAGTTGATCTcgcttctcttcctgacCGTGGGTAGGAACAATGAAGCTCCAGCAGT GTACTCGCTGGCGGCTACGATTCAG CGCCTCCTTGATCACCTCGAAGAAGCTGGATTTTACAGCTCCAAGGACTTGAAATCGATCACAAAGACTCTCGAATCGATGCGAGAGACACTAGACCGGGGCCGCGATACTTATTCGCCAGCTCTTCTCACGCTTCTCGAAAGTCGAATGGATCACTGCAAGATTTCATTGGAGAAATTAGAGGACGGTCTTCGAGTGCTTGACCCGGCACTCGTCCAAACACACGAGACCCTGGTGTCCATTCTACGCTCCACATCTGCTGTGAATACGCGTTCAAAG TTCTCAGCTACAGAAGTGAATAATCTTCGGGAGCAACTGAAGAAAATTGAAAGCACATTGAAGGACGGCAAATTCGTGGATgccgagggcaagatctTGGCTGGATCAGACAATCTGAAATACTTGATGGAGCGGTGCTGGCGATGGACCGAAATAGTCCTCGAACG CGAGGGCAAAATTGATGAGCGCTTCCAGGATCAATATGACCGCCTTCTTGAGATCCGCAACCAGCTCGATCGCCTCTCTGTCACCCAGGCTTGGTCCCTTCGCGAAACGGACTTGTTCGGGTATCAGCGCAAGCTGGATCGCATTGACGAGGCTCGGGTAAATGGAAACTTTGTCGATGCTGAAGGACAACCGGCAGATCTCCATGCTCAACGC ACGTTGCTTTACTTGATCCGACGCAGCTATGCATACATCTACGCTCTGTTGATCTCTTCTGAACCCGTTTCCGAGGCTCTCTTGCCCGTGTACAACCAGTTGCAGACTCTTCGCAGATGTCTTATTGAAGTTAAGGAATCTGGAGGCGTGTCCAACTCGCGGGAGCTCTACCCATACAGTATGAAG CTTAATTCGATTGACAACATGCGTGTCGATGGTAAATTCTACATCGGCCCTGACATTCCCGAGGGTCAAGGAAGCGTCAACTCCCTCTTGGCCGAATGCTACGACCTTGTCTGGGAACTCCGGGCGGCTGTCACCGATGAGGACAACCAGTCATAG
- a CDS encoding 60S acidic ribosomal protein P1 → MSTAELAVSYAALILADDGIEITADKIQTILSAAKIQEVEPIWASIFAKALEGKDVKDLLTNVGSAGPAASAGPAAGGDAAAPAAAAAEEKKEEEKEESDDDMGFGLFD, encoded by the exons ATGTCTACCGCCGAGCTCGCTGTCTCCTACGCCGCTCTGATCCTTGCCGACGACGGCATTGAGATCACT GCCGACAAGATCCAGACCATCCTGTCTGCCGCCAAGATCCAGGAGGTTGAGCCCATCTGGGCCTCCATCTTCGCCAAG GCTCTCGAGGGCAAGGATGTCAAGGACCTCCTGACCAACGTCGGCTCTGCTGGCCCCGCTGCCTCCGCTGGCCCCGCTGCTGGTGGTGACGCTGCTGCCcccgctgccgccgccgctgaggagaagaaggaggagg agaaggaggagtccGACGACGACATGGGATTCGGTCTCTTCGACTAA